A window of the Scophthalmus maximus strain ysfricsl-2021 chromosome 8, ASM2237912v1, whole genome shotgun sequence genome harbors these coding sequences:
- the LOC118313158 gene encoding myeloid-associated differentiation marker-like protein 2, with product MDSPGGPYLNRKALCSPLGAARLCQLAMGCAVIAMVTHSAGYSGSHGVFCMAAWCFCFAMSVVVFFLDATRLHSCLPVSWDNLTVTCAAFATLMYVTASVVYPLFFVRIECPYAGCHVRDFRIAVTVCSILGTLAYGAEVALCRARPGQAVVGYMATVSGLLKVVQGFVACIIFGALANGSEYSRYAATIYCVVVYVLCFALTALVVIMTVCGRTKALRCMPFDRFAVVCTLLEVLLYLSASVVWPVFCFDTKYGSPGRPSSCPRGRCPWDSKVVVAVFSFVNFGLYLVDLIYSQRIRFVSSRVPTNARV from the exons ATGGATTCTCCGGGTGGTCCGTACCTCAACAGGAAGGCCCTCTGCTCACCCCTGGGTGCTGCCCGACTCTGTCAGTTGGCTATGGGCTGTGCTGTGATTGCCATGGTAACCCACAGCGCTGGCTACAGCGGTTCGCATGGCGTGTTCTGCATGGCGGCGTGGTGCTTCTGCTTCGCCATGTCCGTGGTGGTGTTCTTTCTGGATGCCACGCGTCTGCACAGCTGCCTCCCCGTGTCCTGGGACAACCTGACGGTCACGTGTGCCGCCTTCGCGACGCTCAT GTATGTGACAGCCTCCGTGGTCTACCCACTCTTCTTTGTTCGAATCGAGTGCCCCTACGCCGGCTGTCATGTCCGAGATTTCCGCATCGCTGTCACCGTCTGCTCCATCCTGGGCACTCTGGCCTACGGAGCCGAGGTGGCTTTGTGCCGAGCCAGGCCGGGCCAGGCTGTCGTGGGCTACATGGCCACCGTCTCGGGCCTCCTCAAAGTCGTGCAGGGCTTTGTTGCCTGCATCATCTTCGGAGCTCTGGCCAATGGGAGCGAGTACTCCCGATATGCCGCAACAATCTACTGCGTTGTCGTCTACGTTCTCTGCTTCGCTCTGACTGCACTGGTGGTCATAATGACCGTGTGCGGCCGGACCAAAGCGCTGCGCTGCATGCCCTTTGACCGCTTTGCGGTGGTGTGCACCCTCCTGGAAGTTCTGCTCTACCTGAGTGCATCGGTGGTGTGGCCGGTGTTCTGCTTTGACACTAAATATGGGTCCCCCGGGAGACCGTCGTCGTGTCCGAGGGGGAGGTGTCCGTGGGATAGCAAGGTTGTGGTGGCAGTGTTTTCTTTCGTCAACTTTGGACTGTACTTGGTGGACCTCATCTACTCCCAGAGGATCAGATTTGTTTCCTCGCGTGTGCCCACTAACGCACGGGTGTAG
- the aspscr1 gene encoding tether containing UBX domain for GLUT4 isoform X1 has translation MAASGTAVTVLTPNGRRQAVKVSPNTLLLQVLEDVCKKHGFNPDDHGLKFQRTVVDLTVPWRFANLPNNAKLEMVTSARKQAAPDSQVRIALQMEDGSRLQSSFSCGQSLWDLLTHFPQISVSEKSDSGSTPVCVYMRDEVSGEDALKKATLKSLGLTGGSAIVRFLLKKDKSSGEVDDREATERAAIPTTPVAKEPTQSSSSRPDPPPSHPDKSTTDVPVKNSSRDRPMETQPAPTPPSASATSTLPVQQEGPVEQEEVTNPQDAFFSKAPPVERGSPEEDGEQAGPSGLSSHPPSSSYCAPSAPFIPFSGGGQRLGGPGGLGGSGGGAVGRSLSSSSPLSALNAAVESPKAKKAKSSSGSSTKCHVAANHPDEDMDHGEEFLEPVEREPLIYHLDSMSRQQEDRGNLPDEFFEITVDDVRKRFAQLKSERKLLEEAPMMTQSLRESQMKEKMNRYPKVVLRVQFPDRHVLQGFFRPLETVGTVRHFVKSHLENPLLSFYLFITPPKTILDDPSATLFQADLFPGALVYFGSDDKTDLYMKRELVESSVSALQANESIASCMVRSPTPSSSSAGSEQQLPPPEQTSDTSEPTLDERDPSAQTQASKTTKSDPGKVPKWLKLPGKK, from the exons ATGGCAGCCAGCGGCACAGCTGTGACGGTCCTCACTCCGAATGGAAGGAGACAAGCAGTCAAAGTGTCTCCGAACACGCTGTTGTTACAG GTGCTGGAGGACGTCTGCAAAAAGCACGGATTCAACCCGGACGATCACGGCTTGAA GTTCCAGAGGACTGTCGTCGACCTCACGGTGCCATGGAGGTTCGCCAACCTGCCCAACAATGCAAAACTGGAAATGGTGACAAGTGCAAGGAAACAAGCAGCACCGGACAGCCAG GTGCGGATTGCGCTTCAGATGGAAGACGGCTCTCGACTCCAAAGTTCCTTCTCTTGTGGACAGAGCCTGTGGGACCTGCTCACACACTTCCCTCAGATCAG CGTGTCGGAGAAGTCTGACTCAGGATccacccctgtgtgtgtttacatgagAGATGAG gtcagTGGGGAAGATGCATTAAAGAAGGCCACTCTGAAGTCACTGGGTCTCACAGGAGGAAGTGCCATTGTCAG GTTTTTACTCAAAAAGGACAAATCTTCTGGAGAGGTAGACGACAGAGAGGCCACTGAGAGAGCTGCAATTCCAACCACTCCTGTTGCAAAGGAACCCACACAGAGTTCGTCATCTCGGCCCgatcctcctccatcacatccAGACAAGTCGACAACAGACGTGCCAGTAAAAAATTCAAGCCGCGATAGGCCAATGGAAACTCAACCTGCACCAactcctccctccgcctctgCCACAAGCACGCTTCCTGTTCAACAGGAAGGTCCTGTTGAACAGGAAGAGGTCACGAATCCCCAGGATGcgtttttttcaaaagcccCCCCAGTCGAGAGAGGCTCGCCTGAGGAAGATGGCGAGCAAGCAGGGCCGTCAGGACTGAGCTCCCATCCACCTTCTTCCTCCTACTGTGCTCCCTCAGCCCCTTTCATTCCCTTCTCTGGAGGTGGTCAGCGCctcgggggccccgggggcctcGGGGGCTCTGGGGGAGGAGCAGTCGGACGTTCACTATCTTCATCCTCACCTTTGTCGGCTCTGAATGCTGCAGTAGAATCACCCAAAGCCAAGAAAGCCAAATCCAGCTCCGGTTCTAGCACCAAG TGTCATGTCGCTGCCAACCACCCAGATGAGGACATGGATCATGGGGAGGAGTTCTTGGAG ccgGTGGAGAGGGAGCCTCTCATTTACCACCTGGACTCAATGTCCCGTCAGCAGGAGGACCGCGGGAATCTGCCCGATGAGTTCTTTGAAATAACAGTGGACGACGTGCGGAAGCGCTTCGCCCAGCTGAAGAGCGAGAG GAAGTTATTGGAGGAGGCTCCAATGATGACTCAATCTCTGAGAGAATCCcagatgaaggagaagatgaacCGATATCCCAAA GTGGTCCTGAGGGTCCAGTTTCCAGACAGACATGTCCTACAAGGCTTCTTTAGGCCCCTGGAGACag TTGGTACTGTGAGGCACTTTGTGAAGAGTCACCTGGAGAATCCTCTGCTCAGTTTCTACCTGT TCATCACGCCCCCAAAAACCATTCTGGACGACCCTTCAGCGACACTTTTCCAG gctgaCTTGTTTCCCGGGGCGCTGGTGTACTTCGGCTCTGATGACAAGAcag ACTTATACATGAAGAGGGAACTCGTCGAATCCTCGGTCTCGGCCTTGCAAGCAAATGAGTCCATTGCAAG ctgcatGGTCCGGTCCCCGACGCCCTCATCCAGCTCTGCGGGCTCCGAGCAGCAGCTGCCTCCTCCTGAACAGACGTCGGACACCAGCGAACCCACACTGGACGAGCGAGACCCGTCTGCACAAACCCAGGCTTCTAAAACTACCAAATCTGACCCAGGCAAGGTTCCCAAGTGGCTCAAGCTTCCAG GTAAAAAATAA
- the aspscr1 gene encoding tether containing UBX domain for GLUT4 isoform X2: MAASGTAVTVLTPNGRRQAVKVSPNTLLLQVLEDVCKKHGFNPDDHGLKFQRTVVDLTVPWRFANLPNNAKLEMVTSARKQAAPDSQVRIALQMEDGSRLQSSFSCGQSLWDLLTHFPQISVSEKSDSGSTPVCVYMRDEVSGEDALKKATLKSLGLTGGSAIVRFLLKKDKSSGEVDDREATERAAIPTTPVAKEPTQSSSSRPDPPPSHPDKSTTDVPVKNSSRDRPMETQPAPTPPSASATSTLPVQQEGPVEQEEVTNPQDAFFSKAPPVERGSPEEDGEQAGPSGLSSHPPSSSYCAPSAPFIPFSGGGQRLGGPGGLGGSGGGAVGRSLSSSSPLSALNAAVESPKAKKAKSSSGSSTKCHVAANHPDEDMDHGEEFLEPVEREPLIYHLDSMSRQQEDRGNLPDEFFEITVDDVRKRFAQLKSERKLLEEAPMMTQSLRESQMKEKMNRYPKVVLRVQFPDRHVLQGFFRPLETVGTVRHFVKSHLENPLLSFYLC; the protein is encoded by the exons ATGGCAGCCAGCGGCACAGCTGTGACGGTCCTCACTCCGAATGGAAGGAGACAAGCAGTCAAAGTGTCTCCGAACACGCTGTTGTTACAG GTGCTGGAGGACGTCTGCAAAAAGCACGGATTCAACCCGGACGATCACGGCTTGAA GTTCCAGAGGACTGTCGTCGACCTCACGGTGCCATGGAGGTTCGCCAACCTGCCCAACAATGCAAAACTGGAAATGGTGACAAGTGCAAGGAAACAAGCAGCACCGGACAGCCAG GTGCGGATTGCGCTTCAGATGGAAGACGGCTCTCGACTCCAAAGTTCCTTCTCTTGTGGACAGAGCCTGTGGGACCTGCTCACACACTTCCCTCAGATCAG CGTGTCGGAGAAGTCTGACTCAGGATccacccctgtgtgtgtttacatgagAGATGAG gtcagTGGGGAAGATGCATTAAAGAAGGCCACTCTGAAGTCACTGGGTCTCACAGGAGGAAGTGCCATTGTCAG GTTTTTACTCAAAAAGGACAAATCTTCTGGAGAGGTAGACGACAGAGAGGCCACTGAGAGAGCTGCAATTCCAACCACTCCTGTTGCAAAGGAACCCACACAGAGTTCGTCATCTCGGCCCgatcctcctccatcacatccAGACAAGTCGACAACAGACGTGCCAGTAAAAAATTCAAGCCGCGATAGGCCAATGGAAACTCAACCTGCACCAactcctccctccgcctctgCCACAAGCACGCTTCCTGTTCAACAGGAAGGTCCTGTTGAACAGGAAGAGGTCACGAATCCCCAGGATGcgtttttttcaaaagcccCCCCAGTCGAGAGAGGCTCGCCTGAGGAAGATGGCGAGCAAGCAGGGCCGTCAGGACTGAGCTCCCATCCACCTTCTTCCTCCTACTGTGCTCCCTCAGCCCCTTTCATTCCCTTCTCTGGAGGTGGTCAGCGCctcgggggccccgggggcctcGGGGGCTCTGGGGGAGGAGCAGTCGGACGTTCACTATCTTCATCCTCACCTTTGTCGGCTCTGAATGCTGCAGTAGAATCACCCAAAGCCAAGAAAGCCAAATCCAGCTCCGGTTCTAGCACCAAG TGTCATGTCGCTGCCAACCACCCAGATGAGGACATGGATCATGGGGAGGAGTTCTTGGAG ccgGTGGAGAGGGAGCCTCTCATTTACCACCTGGACTCAATGTCCCGTCAGCAGGAGGACCGCGGGAATCTGCCCGATGAGTTCTTTGAAATAACAGTGGACGACGTGCGGAAGCGCTTCGCCCAGCTGAAGAGCGAGAG GAAGTTATTGGAGGAGGCTCCAATGATGACTCAATCTCTGAGAGAATCCcagatgaaggagaagatgaacCGATATCCCAAA GTGGTCCTGAGGGTCCAGTTTCCAGACAGACATGTCCTACAAGGCTTCTTTAGGCCCCTGGAGACag TTGGTACTGTGAGGCACTTTGTGAAGAGTCACCTGGAGAATCCTCTGCTCAGTTTCTACCTGT gctga
- the notum1b gene encoding inactive palmitoleoyl-protein carboxylesterase notum1b, translated as MQGHCAVRSSSGVSAVRSCLLLLFLHLSASVETRRVRGGRAQTRRVQQQQQTLADRERVEGPESFPLDFTAVEGNMDSFMVQIKNLAQSLYPCSAQKLDQDMKLHFLENASVTCNDGSPAGYYIKESKGSKRWLLFLEGGWYCFNRQTCDSRYETMRRLMSSTEWPQTRTGTGILSPQPEENPHWWNANMVFIPYCSSDVWSGATSKTDHSDYAFMGSLIIKEVVNELLTKGLDNAKVLLLAGSSAGGTGVLLNVDHVAEQLQSQGHTGVQVRGLADSGWFLDNKQYKFTECLDTISCAPTEAIKRGIRYWGGLVPESCRQAHVGEEWNCFFGYKVYPTLKSPVFVVQWLFDEAQLTVDNIHLMGQPVHEGQWKYIQNLGQELRSTLRDVPAMFAPACLSHELITRSYWMDIQVKGTSLPRALHCWDRSLQDNVHINASHGNHSHQKHKPPPVRGCPRHLIDSCPWPHCNPSCPTIRDQLTGQEMSVIQFLKHMGFDVQKMAQQQGMDPRKLLGILNNGN; from the exons ATGCAGGGCCATTGTGCAGTGAGAAGCTCGTCCGGCGTGTCCGCGGTGCGctcatgtctgctgctgctcttcctccactTGAGCGCATCGGTGGAGACGAGGAGAGTGCGCGGCGGTCGGGCGCAAACTCGGcgggtgcagcagcagcagcagactctgGCAGACAGGGAGCGGGTGGAAGGACCGGAAAGCTTCCCTCTAGACTTTACAGCCGTGGAGGGGAACATGGACAGCTTCATGGTGCAGATAAAGAACTTGGCACAGTCACTGTATCCGTGCTCTGCGCAGAAATTGGATCAGGACATGAAGTTGCACTTTTTAGAGAACGCGTCTGTGACGTGCAATGACGGGTCGCCTGcagg GTATTACATCAAGGAGTCTAAAGGCAGCAAGAGGTGGCTGCTGTTCCTGGAGG GTGGATGGTACTGTTTCAACAGGCAGACCTGTGACAGCAGGTATGAGACCATGAGGAGACTGATGAGCTCCACCGAGTGGCCACAGACCAGAACAG GAACGGGAATTCTGTCTCCTCAGCCGGAGGAAAACCCGCACTGGTGGAACGCCAACATGGT gttCATCCCATACTGCTCCAGCGACGTGTGGAGCGGAGCCACCTCAAAGACAGATCACA GTGACTATGCGTTCATGGGATCACTGATCATTAAGGAGGTGGTGAACGAGCTGCTGACAAAAGGTCTGGATAACGCCAAGGTTCTCCTTCTTGCGGGAAGCAG CGCGGGCGGCACAGGCGTCCTGCTGAACGTGGACCACGTTGCGGAGCAGCTGCAGTCCCAGGGCCACACAGGGGTGCAGGTGAGGGGCCTGGCCGACTCCGGATGGTTCCTGGACAACAAACAGTACAAGTTCACAGAGTGCCTGGATACCATCAGCTGTGCCCCCACTGAGGCCATAAAGAGGGGCATCAG GTACTGGGGCGGCCTGGTGCCCGAAAGCTGCAGGCAGGCCCATGTTGGAGAGGAGTGGAACTGTTTCTTTGGTTATAAAGTCTACCCCACATTAAAAA GCCCAGTGTTCGTGGTGCAGTGGCTGTTTGATGAGGCCCAGCTGACAGTGGACAACATCCACCTGATGGGACAACCCGTCCACGAGGGCCAGTGGAAATACATCCAGAACCTGGGGCAGGAGCTGAGGAGCACACTCCGTGACGTACC GGCCATGTTTGCTCCAGCCTGTTTGTCTCATGAGCTCATTACCAGAAG CTACTGGATGGACATTCAGGTGAAAGGCACCTCCCTGCCCCGGGCCCTCCACTGCTGGGACCGCAGCCTCCAAGACAACGTCCACATCAACGCCAGCCACGGCAACCACAGCCACCAAAAGCACAAGCCCCCACCCGTGAGGGGTTGCCCTCGACATTTGATCGACAGCTGCCCGTGGCCTCACTGTAACCCCTCCTGCCCGACTATCCGTGACCAGCTGACGGGACAGGAGATGAGCGTGATCCAGTTCCTGAAGCACATGGGCTTTGACGTGCAGAAGATGGCTCAGCAGCAGGGCATGGACCCACGGAAGCTGCTGGGCATTCTCAATAATGGCAACTAA